One Leopardus geoffroyi isolate Oge1 chromosome C1, O.geoffroyi_Oge1_pat1.0, whole genome shotgun sequence DNA segment encodes these proteins:
- the ATF2 gene encoding cyclic AMP-dependent transcription factor ATF-2 isoform X2 produces the protein MHCPWMWPDQTPTPTRFLKNCEEVGLFNELASPFENEFKKASEDDIKKMPLDLSPLATPIIRSKIEEPSVVETTHQDSPLPHPESTTSDEKEVPLAQTAQPTSAIVRPASLQVPNVLLTSSDSSVIIQQAVPSPTSSTVITQAPSSNRPIVPVPGPFPLLLHLPNGQTMPVAIPASITSSNVHVPAAVPLVRPVTMVPSVPGIPGPSSPQPVQSEAKMRLKAALTQQHPPVTNGDTVKGHGSGLVRTQSEESRPQSLQQPATSTTETPASPAHTTPQTQNTSGRRRRAANEDPDEKRRKFLERNRAAASRCRQKRKVWVQSLEKKAEDLSSLNGQLQSEVTLLRNEVAQLKQLLLAHKDCPVTAMQKKSGYHTADKDDSSEDLSVPSSPHPEAIQHSSVSTSNGVSSTSKAEAVATSVLTQMADQSTEPALSQIVMAPASQSQPSGS, from the exons ATCAGACCCCAACACCAACAAGATTCTTGAAAAACTGTGAAGAAGTGGGTTTGTTTAATGAATTGGCAAGTCCATTTGAGAATGAATTCAAGAAAGCCTCAGAAGACGACATTAAAAAA ATGCCTCTAGATTTATCCCCTCTTGCAACACCCATTATAAGAAGCAAAATTGAGGAGCCCTCTGTTGTAGAAACAACTCACCAAGATAGTCCTTTACCTCACCCAGAATCTACTACCAGTGATGAAAAG GAGGTACCATTGGCACAAACTGCACAGCCCACATCAGCTATCGTTCGTCCAGCATCATTACAGGTTCCCAACGTGCTGCTTACAAGTTCTGACTCCAGTGTAATTATTCAGCAAGCAGTACCTTCACCAACCTCAAGTACTGTGATCACCCAGGCACCATCCTCCAACAGGCCAATCGT tccTGTACCGGgcccatttcctcttctgttgcATCTTCCTAATGGACAGACCATGCCTGTTGCTATTCCCGCATCAATTACAAGTTCTAATGTGCATGTTCCAGCTGCAGTCCCG CTTGTTCGGCCAGTCACCATGGTGCCTAGTGTTCCAGGAATTCCAGGTCCTTCCTCCCCTCAACCAGTACAGTCAGAAGCAAAAATG AGATTAAAAGCTGCTTTGACCCAGCAACATCCTCCAGTTACCAATGGTGATACTGTCAAAGGTCATGGTAGTGGATTGGTTAGAACTCAGTCAGAGGAATCTCGACCACAGTCCCTACAACAGCCAGCCACATCCACTACAGAAACTCCG GCTTCTCCAGCTCACACAACTCCACAGACCCAAAATACAAGCGGTCGTCGAAGAAGAGCAGCTAATGAAGATCCTGatgaaaaaaggaggaaatttctAGAGCGAAATAGAGCAGCAGCATCAAGATGCCGACAAAAAAGGAAAGTCTGGGTTCAGTctttagagaagaaagcagaagacTTGAGTTCATTAAATGGTCAACTGCAG AGTGAAGTCACCCTGCTGAGAAATGAAGTGGCACAGCTGAAACAGCTTCTTCTGGCTCATAAAGATTGCCCTGTAACCGCCATGCAGAAGAAATCTGGCTATCATA CTGCTGATAAAGACGATAGTTCAGAAGACCTGTCAGTGCCAAGCAGCCCGCACCCTGAAGCTATACAGCATAGTTCTGTCAGCACATCCAATGGAGTCAGTTCAACCTCCAAGGCCGAAGCTGTGGCCACCTCAGTCCTCACACAGATGGCGGACCAGAGTACAGAGCCCGCGCTGTCGCAGATTGTTATGGCTCCTGCCTCCCAGTCACAGCCCTCAGGAAGTTGA